From the Macaca nemestrina isolate mMacNem1 chromosome 18, mMacNem.hap1, whole genome shotgun sequence genome, the window TTGGTGGGGAGCAGCACGAAGGAAGTTTCAGGAGATGCCAAGGACTTTGTGTTTGGAAACAAGCAGTCTCAGAGAGGTGGCTCTGCATGGCAATGGCATTGAAACACATGCCATGTGCATGAAGCGAGGAGAGGCAGTGTGGGATGTGGGCtccagggagagaggaaaggaaatgcaGGTGCAaacccaggaaggggagcatGTGCCCCAACCTCAAGAATTGTCTGGTAGCTGGGGATATCAGAAGCCCAAGCACAACCCCTTTTGTGCCCTAAGGGGTAAAGGGCTCTTTTGTTTTCTCAACTGTACCTTCAAGGTACATGGGGACTAACTTGGGCACGTGGCTATGTATTCAGAACATACTTAAAAGGTTTAACTTCAGTAAATTCAGCCTAAGTTAGCCCAAATTAGAGATTTCACAGCACTGACtctacaataatgaaaaaaaaatccatcttctGTGTAGCTGCCAGTAAAGGCCAACCCCTTCTCATCTCCTCTGGAGACAGGGTGGACTCACTCCATTCAAAGACAGTATggaggacacacaaaaaaaatcctacCAGAATCTTACGAAAAGTTGGAATGTCTATAATCACACCCACCCAGAAGGTACCTGGGTCTCCTGGGTTTTTAGCTCAGCAAGTGCTCAGACTGTCAAATAGCAGATAATCAGCAGACTCCAAAGCAAAGGGGTGACTTACAAGGCCAGCAGCTGATGTGAGAGCAAAGAGCTCCTAACCCATTTCAGGACTTAAGTAACTTGAAAGAGAAGTTAGCCAAGTATCAAGGAAACTTTCCTAATGCCTGAAGGGCAATTACTGAAAAAAACCAGTTAAGCTATTTATACAGTTTGTAATAGGGCCTCAGAGGATAAAGTTCTGGGGCAGGcacaccccactccccaccaggCCTGGCAGCCCAGACAGCACTGTGGACTGTGTTCTCAGCGCCAGCTGCCTCAGTCAGAGCAGCAGGGAGTGGCGCAGAGACGACTCCACATTCCTCAAAATGCTGACTTGAGGACAAAATGCCACCCAAAACTATTCACAAGGGTCCATGCGCTTTTAAAACCATtctgctggccaggcgcggtggctcacacctgtaatcccagcactttggaaggctgagacaggcggatcacgaggtcagaagattgagactatcctggctaacagagtgaaacccgtctctactaaaaatacaaaaatacaaaaatttagatGGGCGTAATGGcgggtgcccatagtcccagctactcgggaggctgacgcaggaaaatggcgtgaacccaggaggcggagcttgcagtgagccgagatcacgccactgcaccccaacctgggcgacagagcgagactgcgtctcaaaaaaaaaaaaagaaaaagaaaaaaagattctgcCCAGATACAAATAGCTATAAACGTCATGAATGGTTATGATACAGGAGTTTAAGAAATAAACTGTATAAATTCAGTAAATCCAGTCACTcagcaaaataaaactaaaaatgctGAAACACTGGGAAACTTCTGGTTCTCagaaatgattaaagaaaatattcccATATAAAAAGCCAAATGTATTCTATGTAAGAAACCTGAATTTGATACTTAAGCTTTTAACAGATTGGAAACTCCCTAAAATGTTAATCTATGTTAATCTACGCCTATTTCCTAATTTTCTTCCCCCAAGACTAATGTTCCTTTAAACTGGAGCTACAAAAAAAAGGTCTTCCTAAAACATCTTTTCGGTAATCACACACCCACTAAGAGAACTGGAATCCATGCCAGGCGCattggctcgtgcctgtaatcccagcactttgggaggtcgaagcgggaggatcacctgaggtcagcagtttcagacaggcctggccaacgtggtgaaaccccatctctactaaaaacacaaaaattagccaggtttggcggcaggagcctgtaatcccagctacttgggaggctgaggcaggaggatcactcgaacccaggaggtggaggttgcagtgagccgagattgcaccattgcactccaggctgggtgacaagagtgaaactctgtcaaaaaaaaaaaaaaaaaaaaaaaaaagaggttaaaggattgttttcaGTTGGATAAAATAAAGGTTTAAGAAATTTgggggccaggtgtagtggctcacgcctgtaatcccagcactttggggggccaaggtgggtgatcagttgaggtcaggagttcgagaccagcctggccaacatggtgaaacccagtctctactaaaaatacaaaaaaactagctgggtgtggtggtacctgcctgttgtcccagctacttggggaggctgaggcaggagaattgcttgaacccagaaggtggaagttgcagtgagccaaaatcatgccactgcactccagcctgggcgacagagtaagactctgtctcaaaaaaagttgtAGGAGGCTgattgtaaagaaaattctgtatGTAAACATGTGGGCTAAAGTTAAAGGTgcatcatccagtttttctgtaaattaagCATTAAAATTGcgtttaggccaggcacagggctcacgcctgttaattcCAActctttggtaggccaaggcagatggatcacctgaggtcaggagttcaagaccagcctgaccaacatggtgaaaccatgtctctactaaaaatacaaaaattagctggctgtagtggagggcgcctgtaatcccatttactcgggaggctaaggcaggagaattgcttgaactcgggaggcggaagttgcagtgagccaagattgcaccattgtactctagcctgggcaacaagagcagaaaaatcagtctcaaaaaaaaaaaaaaaaagaaagaaagaaaagaattgggTTTAACATTAACAGCACACTAATGTGTAAAGGtgaaatttggcttatttggtaccAAAAATCACTCAGGAAGCATCGCCAAATATAAAATGGGGTTTGGCTTTGTTTGgactatatttttataaatgttatacaTATGTGTTCCAAAATCACGTAAAACTCCTACAATTGCAATGTATCCTAGTGTACATTATCCGTAGTAATTATAATcatgttaaattattgtgtgccacagagTTAACAAACTTCCTCGTCAACTGTGTCTTTAACTATGGCTACCCTAAAATCTTTGTCATCCATaaacaattgttgtcttgttttaatcctctttagaaggtggttttataatcagctatagagTTCTAACACGTGCTCTTAAATACACATTTctaataactttggagattgtgacatcagAATAAAGGAAAACCGTTCAGGACTCTTAAAGAGCTataatgaggccaggcgtggtggctcacgcctgtaatcccagcactttgggaggctgaggcaggcggatcacgcggtcaggagatcgagaccatcctggctaacatggtgaaaccccgtctctactaaaaacacaaaaaattagctgggcatgctggcaggagcctgtagtcccagctactccagaggccgagggaggagaacggcgtgaacccggcaggcagagcttgcagtgagcatagatcacgccactgcactccagcctgggggacagggcgagactccgtctcggaaaaaagaGGTAAAGCGTTCATTAATATCAAGCAGGGCAGAAATTAACTGGATAAGCTGAACTAATAGGACactgaagtaatctttttaactttttgcttaaaacattccCAATCctttagtttgctttttaaagtcaaaaaaaagttgtaagttattaacagcttttaacaattaagTATACTCCTATGAACAAAACTTGGAACTTATTTGTTTCTCTCCACCTAATTTCttcaaaatttggaaactatttgtgtgtgtgtattcttttttttgagacctagtctcactttcttgcccaggctggagtgcagtggcgtgatcttggctcgcagCAAtccttgcctcccaggttcaagcaatacttctgccttagcctccagagtagctgcgaccacaggtgtgcatcaccatgcccagctaatttttgtatttttattacagatggggtttcaccatgttgatcaggctggtctcagtctcctgacctcaggtgatccatctcgCCCAGTCTATTTGTATGCATTCTTAATTTATggtatttgcataagtgcaatagaaatgttttcttttgtaaccgAAGACAAATAAAAAACTGGCCTCCTATTTTgtgtacacagtccctgtacagggtttctaATCTGTGGGAAGTAAAACACGTCACTTTCTAACAGGACAAAAACCCCAAGttatcttggaacctcaagaggagaggatttcacccaactcataggtatttaatGGTACATATCCATGGCTGGGCTTGGGTTTAAAAAGGTATTATCTCAGATTTCTTCTATGGAAATGAAGTTCCATCCAAGCCCATTTAAAAGGCCTATAGAAAAAATTATGATTCTTGCTCCATTGCATACAAATAATCaagccaagtataataaagcaaacctATCCTACCataatttgtcttttaataaaaatgggaagctaaaaaaaaattgtttcaaaaactatagtacacccaaataatgttttcaattttttcctttttcctaattGGAAATCACTGAAACCTAAGCTGTGCTTTCCTCAAGCCCTGTAAACTGAAGactaaacttcagaagaaaacagcaggccgggcgcggtggctcaagcctgtaatcccagcactttgggaggccgagacaggcggatcacgaggtcaggagatcgagaccatcctggctaacatggtaaaaccccacctctactaaaaaaaaagaaaaaaaccagccgggagaggtggcgggcgcctgtagtcccagctactcgggaggctgaggcaggagaatggcgtgaacccgggaggcggagcttgcagtgagctgagatctggccactgcactccaacctgggcgacagagtgagactctgtctcaaaaaaaaaaaaaaaaaaaagaaaacagcagcaaCCTATTTATATGTGTTGCTGTTGCATACTATTATGTTTCAGCAGGTGCTGCCTCTAAGCCCCCAAAACAGAAAGTGCTATCAGGAACAAATCGACCTTTTCCGCTCCAGCGCTGTGTTCCACGCCCGATGATGACAACCCTTTCTCAGCAAGCAGCAGCCAGAAAGATTACAGTGCTCCATCTCCCTACGATTCTCGtgattaacaaataaatatacaacCATGAAATAAACATGAGCAAATTGACAGTGGGgattgtggcaggccaggtctcactaacgcAGGCCTCTGTAACAAGTGTTTTAGTACTGTCTAAgcagttaaatattaaaagccaagGCCCCTATACAAAGGCTGGGATATAAGAAAAGCCCAAAGAGTTTAGcttaggcctttcctgggtcttaaaaacataacaaaataatgAAGGTATTCCTAACAAGACTCACTTAGGGTTAAGCCGTTTTATTGGGAAGAAAACTCCCCAAACCTCTGTGATTCAGCAGAAGGCAAAGTAAGGGTAATTACCCCAGCACTTACACCCatttaaattaagtaaatttactgaagCTCCAGACAAAGGTCTTCAAGACTCAATccttagttatagattaaaagaagttaatcacttacgTCTTTAGATAAATGTAAACTTACGTATAAACATATAGCTTAGAAAGTATATAAGCCCtgaaaaactttgtaattttaagTTGGTCTGGCAATAATTTCCAGGTCTTTTCCCTGCAATCggttgcagaaataaaaactctctacCTAGTCAGTTAATGTGCATCTTGTTATTGGGCAATGAGAAATAGCAGCCCAAACCTCAGTTTGGTCTGGgaactgcaccccagcctgggcgacaagtgtgaaactccatctcaaacaaacaaaaagaagtgcAGCACAGTTGGAAATCAGTTTGAAAGTTCCTAGTAGCGGCGGGACTCTGAGAGGTCAGGGGTGTGTGGCAGGGTCACCCACCTCCATCCATGTGCTTCAGCGCCTTCTCAGCTTCATCTGGATTCTCAAACTCTACGTATGCATAGCCTTTGGACAGATGGGGATGCATCCTTTCCACGGGCATgtcaatcattttaattttcccATAGGTGGAAAATATCTCCATGATGTGATCCTAGAGGGAAAGAAGGATCACTCGAACACCCACCTACCAGTCAGTCATGTCAGACGCAGAGAGTTCACCACATCATGACTAAAACCTCAGCAGGATTAAACATTCCATCTGACAAGTACCAGTGTTGTTCTGGGATTAATCTCCTAGACACATGTATTAATGGTCCACTAAGAGGAACGAATCAGTGCTCTACTCAAACCACGTGCCCCAGTCCCTGAAAGGCTACGTTCTAAGCTCACCTGCAGGCACAGGCTTGCTTGTCTACACCCCACTGCTCACTGGAGACATCCGTGATCCTCACCTTTGTCACATTCCTGGTGAGTCTCCCAATATGCACTTTGGTGGGCTTAGGAGATGGGCTCCgccttttcctctccttttcatcTCTTTTAGGTGGTTTGGATCTGattgagaaaacaaaacaccagaaaCAGTTTCTGTCAACTCAAAATGTACTAGATTCCTTTCGAGTGGGCTCTTATCTGCTTGTGTGACAGTTTTCCCAAGGAAGACTTTCCTACTAGTTGCATTACTCCTGTCTCAGAAATCCTACTAACACAGAAAGACTCCTTCTGGGTCCCTTTTATAACCTCAATGGTAAATCTGTAGCCCCCAGCTTGTAAACTTTAGATCCCAGACACAGGGCACTCACTTGGAGCGGGAGCGCCTCCTGTTGTCGTGCCTGCGCCGAGAAGGACTTGGAGAGCCGGAAGAgctgctggagctggagctgcggGAGGTGCTGGAGCTTCCTGAGCGGCTGGATGCTGAGGAAGAGCTGGAGCCACTGCTTGAGCCAGTGCTGGTGCTGGAGCCTGAGCTGGAAGTCGAGCTGGACCGAGATCTGAGGGCAAGATGAGGTGTCACAACCACCACGTGCCAAGTCTCACAGTACAGACACCTCCTCCAAGTCTGTTGCGTTCCCTCCAGGAGAAGGCTGCTGTTTGGGTGTCTCCAGGCCTCACTGCTTTCCCCAATGGGGAAAACATCACTCCCCAATCCCCCAGCAAGCCAGAGCCCTAGGTGTCACATTGTGTGTGGGACAGGACGGAGGGGACGGGCGGCCTTCCACCCATACAGAAGCCTTTCCTGCTGAGAGGCAAAGGACTCTGGCAAAAGTCGGAACTGTCAACTCAGGCTGGGAAGGCAGCTGCTGGCTGAGGCTGACCCAGGCTtgattgattttttcttttgagacagggtctgtcgcccaggctggagtgcagtggcatgatctccgcacACTGCGGCTTCCATCCCCTGgaatcaagccatcctcctgactcagccttccgaggagcagggagtacaggcatgtaccaccacacccgactaattttattttcctcaaactcctgggctcaagccaccctcttgcctcagccctcccaagtggctgggactacagatgcatgccaccactctcagctaattttaaaaattactttttgtagagatgagctcttgttttgttgcccaggctggtcttgaactccaggcctcaagcaatcctcctgcctcggcttcccaaagggccgggattacaggcatgagccactacacctggccagtCTGCCATAAATTAGGGTCTCCACTAACAATCAGAGGATGTGTTTTCATTGTAAATAATCAAGAAAACTGAGCCATCTGTGGGGAGTAGGGGTGTGGCTGTGGCACAGGTCCCCTCCAGACTCCAGGCCAGCCCACCCCACCTGGTACTGCTGCTACCACTGGAAGCACTGCGCCTCTTTCGGGTTTTGTCCCTGCCGCGATCCTTCTCACTTGACTCCTTGGTGGCCCCTTTATCTTTTGAGCGATCCTTGGACTTCTCATCTGAGCGGTCCTTGCGTTTGGTGGGTGAAGGAGCCCTGGATGGTGAGGAAGAGTGTGAGACTGCGTGCTCCTCTGACCAAACCCAAACAGCACAACCCAAAAGAGGGGATCAGCAGGGCCACAGAAACCCCAGGTGATCAGAGTAAAGTGGCCTGTGGCTCAGAACACTGACTGTAGAATGCAGAACATTCTCCACTTCCCCCTTTCTGCGGGTCCCTAGCAGTAAGCACCCCCAAGTAGCACTAGAAAAATCTTACAGAAGGATTACCTAGTGCtggactttttattattttctttgactCCTAGCAAGCTCTTCTTTTTCACTCCTGATAAATCCATTCTCCCCTTCTGAGGTGTTCAAAGCAGCAATGGCGGCCTCACTTATCTGAACTCTCACTTCTAACTTGATTTTGAGAAACGATCCCTAATCGATTGCAATTTACGCCAAAGAGCAGCCTAATAACAAGATAAAAGGGTTTAAAGAGTGAACGAATTGGCAAGGCAACAAGTCTACTTTGCAGTCAAAAGCTGAGCACACAAAAAGACAGCAAGGGAGCACAGTAATCAATGAGCGTCCGCACAGTCAGGAACACACAGGGACAATCCCCATGTGCTCATGGAGGCATCTCTACCCTGCACAGAAGGCACAGGCACAACTGTCGCCCCcacttatatttttcttaaaaaaatggaGGAGATGGTGGGGCCTATCACTGTTATTTTACAGGCTGAACAATTCAGTTTTCACCCACAAGTTTGATGAGCCCCTGCAGTCCTTTCAAAATGCCACAGCACCACATTCACATGCAGAACAGAGAAAAACCTAACTCAAGGGTGGTCTCCAGAGAGGATTAGATCTCCTGTTTTATTGTGGCAATTTGCCTTTAGGATACACGGATGTGACTGGAAgcaaaaatcatttcaaaagtgACTGGTACCAGCATTAAAACACTTAATACCCAAAAGCAAACAGATGAAACGTACcatatgaacatttaaaaagcagaagaatcattttaaaaagcagtaattGCACTGTACTTTAATAATATGCATATTGAGTGTAGGGGAAAATACATGCAAGTCTGCAATTTACTTTGAAAGAAAAACTAAGATTGAGAAAAACtaagatggaaagaaaaactaAGATTGATAAAAACCATCTAGCAAATACAGCAGAAATATAACTTACAGACTCTTAAcctctgagttttgttttgtttttttttgagatggagacttgctctgtcacccaggctggagtgcagtggcacgatcttggctcactgcaacctccacctcctgggttcaagcgtttcttctgcgtcagcctcctgagtagctgggactacaggtgcttgccatcaagcctggctaatttttgtatttttagtagagacagggtttcaccatattgaccaggctggtctccaactcctgaccttgtcatctgccaaccttggcctcccaaagtgctgggattacaggcgtgagccaccagacctggccCTTAAGTAGTCTTTATGTGGGTATTAATTGTATAATTTGACGTTcctgtgctttaaaaatttttcaaaaataagatgaaaaaaaaGTAGGCACTGAAATTGCATGAGAGACTGCCTGCCATGTAAGAGTTTAGCAAAATGCCTGGACTACAGAAAGTGTTCAAATAGCGGTTACTCATTACTCAAAAGCAAATTACTAATTAGTTATGGGCCCTATTTTCCAGGGACGCCTTCAGTATTTCCAGTAAAGTTCTGCACAAGCTGCAGGAGTTGTTAAGTGCAGCTCTCAGGATGTGAGTCTCAGCTACTTCTGTCTCACCTTCTCCAAGAGCCAGTTGGTAAGGAGGACACAGCACACCAATGGGGTCCTGGTTTCCCTGTGCAGTACCTGCCAGGGGTGCTTCAAAATGCTGCTGAAAACGTGTTCTGACCCAAGAAAGAAAAGCACCTGGCTTTAAACAGTCAAATGAGCCAAGGAGGGCCGAACACCACCTCTGCTGCTCTTGTCCGGGGGTATCATGTTTTGCTTTAGAATAGTAAGGTTCTGCAGACACCCAGCGGATAGTGCCTCGACACTGTTGGTGTCCTCGGACAGTCAGTGAGTATCATTCAGAGTATAATTCAGAGTCTGCAACCAGAGGGCCTGGGTTTGATTTGAGGTTTTACTGTGTAATTTTCGACAAGTCACTTATCCTTTCTCAAGTTTCTTATCAATGTGGTGACAATTACAATCCCAACTTTATAGTTACCCAGGGCATTAATGAAAAGCTCAATAATGTTAGGAGCAAGATTTGTAAAggctcctccctcccccagaCATTTGTCTCCAAAGTCACACGTAATTTCTGAACTCTCAGCAGGGTTCCTGCACTCATCTGCCTTAGGATCACCTGCAGCAGAAATGTCCAATAGAAACAGTGTGAGGAGCCACAAGCATCACCTGAAATTCCTTAGTAGCCACATCACAAAAAtgggtgaaattaatttttaacacttgacacatccaaaatattatctttccaacatataatcaacataaaaatctactaataaaagtttacttttttttcataGTCTTCTAAAACTGGTATGTGTTTTAACATTTCAGTTTTGATGAGCTGTATTTCACATGCttagtagccacatgtggccaatGGCTACTTCACTGGACAGCACAGACCTAGAGTGGAGGTCACACCCGCAGATTTCAGCCCCACCCCCCCCGACTTAAAGATCTGCCCAAATGTACTTTGTGGAATCAAACACCACCAGTTATTCTCAAGCAGTCCAAACACTAAGAACCACTGAGTAAGCGGAAGGCTCGCTGGGTGCGGTCGAGTGCTAGAAAGCAAAAGTTGAGGTTCTCTGTTCACCCAAGTTCAGGTACCGGCTCAGGACCTCGGTTACCTCCCCCATCCTCCGGAAAGGTGCGCGTCCAACagccagagagaggagagaacaaTTAGTTAAATCTCGAGGAGAGGGCGTTTCGGCATAAATCTTCAGAGCACCTTCCCCATTTAAAAGTACATTTCAGGCACAGTTCATGAGAAATCAAGACAAAAAGCCTACTCCACGTTTCTCCTCCATCAACCTTAACCTTCCCGTATCCACCCCTCTGGGATAACCCATCAAACTGAGCTCGGACACCGTGTTCGGTCCATAGTGGGCCGTATCCCCACGGCCTAGCGCCGACAATTGCACACGGGAGTCCGGGAAACGTTCGCGGAGTACACGTTTGAATTAATGACTCCGAAGGATGGATCGGCCGACCTTCCACCGCATCCCACAAAGAAACTCCGCGCCCGCCGGCACCGGCCCGACACGCCGACCTCGCCGCTCCCCGTCCGCGTTCACTCACAACTCCCCCGTCCAGGCGCCGGGCCGCGAGCGCTTCCAAGGCAGCGCCTGGCGTTGGGGGCTTGGGTCTCCGGCCCGGCGGGAGGGCCCCAAGAACGGAGGCCGCGCTCCCCGCTGCTCCGAGTCCCGCGGGCCTGGCTGGGCCACCGCCGAGCGGACGAAGCAGAGGCGCCCTTCCGTCCGCGGCGGACCCGATCACTTCCGGGCCACGGCCTCGACACCTCCCACTCCGCCCGCCCCGGGCCACACTCTTTCTTCTCGGAGCCCGCACCGCGCTGCCAGGCCACCGCCGCACTGCGGGGCTGAGAAGTGGACCGGCTTCACGATGCGTCCTGCCGGGCCTGACGGGCAGCCCCCGAAACACGGATGCGGTCGGATTCCGCCCCAACTTACATCTTCCCGCCgccaccacctcctcctgctTTCCTCAGCCTCCGAGGCCGGCGCCGCTCTGACGTCAGAGTCAAGGAGCGGGAAGACGCCGCCGTCCGGCGCGTAGCGATGACGTAAACGCCTGGCCCAATGGGCGCCGGCGGGGAAGTGTTAGTCAAGGCAGTTTGTGGTAGCCGCGTTGGGGACGTTCAGGGTGTCTCCTCGCCGGTAAAGTCCCTGGGACTGACCGGACTGGCTGCACGCTTGCTGGAGCGAGCACATGGGTAGCCTGCTGAGCCTGGGAGGGCCGCGCGATAACCGACGCTCGTCGTCCGGAGCGGAGGGTGTTATCGCGGCCGTGCCCCGCCCCTTTCCTTGCGCGGGCTCCCTGGGCCCGCCCGGGCCGATTCTGGCCCCTGTAGCCGGCGGTGGAGGCGGGGCTCCAGGCCCGGCTGTGCTGAGGGCGGCAGGGTGGTCGCACAGGAGGGGTGCCCAGCCTTTGCGGCCTTGCGTGGCGGGGCGTGCGGGCCTGCAGGGCGGAAGTAGCTCGGAGAGACGGGCTGGGGCAGGGCTTGCGTTCGTGCGGTCAAAACCCACTGGTGGCGTTTGGGGTGCTCTCGTGGACGCGGCCTCCGCGCAGGCGGACCTCCAGGGTGGGCGCTGCAGGCGGGCTGTGCGGGCAGGAAGAGCAACGAGCTTGAGGATGGGAGATGGGGTGCAACGGGGGGCGTCTCCGGGGAGGTGACACTGCCGCTGAGACTAGAGTGGAAGGGCGCGCCCGGCGGGGGAACAGCAGACGCCGAGGTTCGCTGAAAGCAGGGAAGGGAGGCCGGGGCACAGGCTCGCAGGCCCGCGCCAAATTCTCAGTGGAGGCAGCACGGAGCGTGTGAACGGCGCAGCGCCGAGGCTTCATCTAACGGCCGGTGCAGGGTCCGAGCAGGGAACACTGTCGACCAGGGTCCGACTCTGGGAGAGTCCAGAGGTGGCGCCTCTGGCAGGCACAGAGGAGGGGGTGACGCTGTAGGGGCCCAGGCAGGAGGCTCCGCGTCAACGCCCCACACTGACGCggcggaattttttttttttttgacagtctcgcactgttgcccaggctgaagtgcagcggtgcgatctcggctcactgcaacctccgcctcccgggttcaagcggttctcctgcctctgcctcccgagtagctgggattacaggcacacactactacactcggctaatttttttttttttttttttgagacggagtctcgctgtgtcgccc encodes:
- the LOC105485941 gene encoding RNA-binding protein with serine-rich domain 1 isoform X2, translating into MAPSPTKRKDRSDEKSKDRSKDKGATKESSEKDRGRDKTRKRRSASSGSSSTRSRSSSTSSSGSSTSTGSSSGSSSSSASSRSGSSSTSRSSSSSSSSGSPSPSRRRHDNRRRSRSKSKPPKRDEKERKRRSPSPKPTKVHIGRLTRNVTKDHIMEIFSTYGKIKMIDMPVERMHPHLSKGYAYVEFENPDEAEKALKHMDGGQIDGQEITATAVLAPWPRPPPRRFSPPRRMLPPPPMWRRSPPRMRRRSRSPRRRSPVRRRSRSPGRRRHRSRSSSNSSR
- the LOC105485941 gene encoding RNA-binding protein with serine-rich domain 1 isoform X1, which gives rise to MDLSGVKKKSLLGVKENNKKSSTRAPSPTKRKDRSDEKSKDRSKDKGATKESSEKDRGRDKTRKRRSASSGSSSTRSRSSSTSSSGSSTSTGSSSGSSSSSASSRSGSSSTSRSSSSSSSSGSPSPSRRRHDNRRRSRSKSKPPKRDEKERKRRSPSPKPTKVHIGRLTRNVTKDHIMEIFSTYGKIKMIDMPVERMHPHLSKGYAYVEFENPDEAEKALKHMDGGQIDGQEITATAVLAPWPRPPPRRFSPPRRMLPPPPMWRRSPPRMRRRSRSPRRRSPVRRRSRSPGRRRHRSRSSSNSSR